In the genome of Limnobaculum zhutongyuii, one region contains:
- the mdh gene encoding malate dehydrogenase — protein sequence MKITVLGAAGGIGQALALLLKTQLPANSELSLYDIAPVTPGVAVDLSHIPTAVKVTGFSGEDAKPALQGADIVLISAGVARKPGMDRSDLFNINAGIVRNLIEQVAQVCPKACIGIITNPVNTTVAIAAEVLKKAGVYDKNKLFGITTLDIIRSNTFVADLKGKLPGDVEVPVIGGHSGVTILPLLSQISGVSFTDAEIESLTKRIQNAGTEVVEAKAGGGSATLSMGQAAARFALSLLRGLQGEQGVVECAYVEGDGKYARFFAQPLVLGKNGIESRKEIGTLSAFEQKALDSMLDVLHKDIELGEKFIQG from the coding sequence TATGATATCGCACCGGTTACTCCGGGGGTTGCTGTTGATTTAAGTCATATTCCTACAGCAGTTAAAGTCACCGGTTTTAGCGGTGAAGATGCAAAACCAGCTCTACAAGGTGCTGATATTGTTTTAATTTCTGCAGGTGTTGCACGTAAACCAGGTATGGATCGCTCTGATTTATTCAATATTAATGCGGGTATTGTGCGTAATCTGATTGAGCAGGTAGCTCAGGTATGTCCAAAAGCCTGTATTGGTATCATTACCAACCCAGTCAATACCACTGTTGCTATCGCGGCAGAAGTATTGAAGAAAGCGGGTGTCTATGACAAAAATAAACTGTTCGGTATCACTACTCTGGACATTATTCGTTCTAATACTTTCGTCGCAGATCTGAAAGGTAAGTTACCTGGCGATGTGGAAGTTCCCGTTATTGGTGGTCACTCTGGGGTAACTATTCTGCCTCTGTTATCACAGATCTCTGGCGTAAGCTTTACCGATGCTGAAATAGAATCACTGACTAAACGTATCCAAAACGCCGGTACCGAAGTGGTTGAAGCTAAAGCTGGTGGTGGATCGGCAACGCTGTCAATGGGACAAGCCGCCGCTCGTTTTGCTCTGTCACTGCTGCGCGGATTACAGGGTGAGCAAGGCGTTGTTGAATGTGCTTATGTCGAGGGTGATGGCAAGTACGCACGCTTCTTCGCACAGCCATTGGTATTAGGCAAGAACGGTATTGAGAGCAGAAAAGAGATCGGTACATTAAGCGCATTTGAGCAAAAAGCGCTGGATTCGATGCTGGATGTACTGCACAAAGATATTGAACTGGGTGAAAAATTCATTCAGGGATAA
- a CDS encoding helix-turn-helix domain-containing protein, with protein sequence MISRKEDWHSADIIAALRKRGTTLAALSRQSGLSSSTLANALVRPWPKGERIIAEALEKHPSEIWPSRYLKIQNNRLHSGEQQHT encoded by the coding sequence ATGATTTCAAGGAAAGAAGATTGGCATTCTGCAGATATCATTGCCGCCTTACGTAAAAGAGGTACCACATTAGCCGCTTTATCACGCCAATCTGGTTTAAGTTCATCGACATTAGCCAATGCACTTGTTCGTCCATGGCCCAAGGGAGAAAGGATTATTGCGGAAGCTCTGGAAAAACACCCTTCTGAAATTTGGCCCAGTCGATACTTAAAGATACAAAACAATCGATTGCATTCAGGTGAACAGCAGCACACCTGA
- a CDS encoding DNA-binding protein → MKKEWFSTSELTGIAGLPSTIQGINQKARREQWKSRKRTGVQGKALEYHIDSIPDKVRIVLRSHEEGAKYSAMVNDPFAIWVTAYNQLTATERERIISLIVRHGISGLMDKVNMFTVEPAEVEEVC, encoded by the coding sequence ATGAAAAAAGAATGGTTTTCAACAAGTGAGTTAACTGGAATAGCTGGGCTACCCTCAACCATTCAGGGAATTAATCAAAAAGCACGTCGTGAGCAATGGAAAAGTCGCAAACGCACTGGCGTACAGGGTAAGGCTCTTGAATACCACATTGATAGCATTCCGGATAAAGTCAGGATCGTACTTCGCAGCCATGAAGAAGGGGCAAAGTATAGCGCGATGGTTAATGATCCTTTTGCCATTTGGGTCACTGCATACAATCAACTGACGGCAACCGAACGAGAAAGAATTATTTCTTTAATCGTTCGTCATGGTATTTCAGGATTAATGGATAAGGTTAATATGTTTACCGTTGAGCCTGCTGAAGTAGAAGAAGTTTGCTGA
- a CDS encoding DNA-binding protein, with product MKKEWFSTRELTGVAGLPGTIQGINQKAHREKWESRKRTGVQGKALEYHINSIPEKVQIALQARENGVQFDAIGNDSLSIWISAFHQLTEAEREKIISLIMRQGIAGLMAKVNWDDGSDDASQS from the coding sequence ATGAAAAAAGAATGGTTTTCGACCAGAGAATTGACTGGCGTTGCTGGATTACCCGGCACCATTCAGGGCATCAATCAAAAAGCCCATCGGGAGAAGTGGGAAAGCCGTAAACGCACGGGTGTTCAGGGGAAGGCTTTGGAATATCATATCAATAGTATTCCTGAAAAGGTTCAAATTGCATTACAGGCCAGAGAGAATGGAGTGCAGTTTGATGCTATTGGTAATGATTCATTATCCATCTGGATAAGTGCGTTTCACCAATTAACAGAAGCAGAGCGAGAGAAGATTATTTCTCTGATTATGAGGCAGGGTATTGCCGGGTTAATGGCGAAAGTTAATTGGGATGATGGCAGTGATGATGCTTCACAGAGCTGA
- the ispB gene encoding octaprenyl diphosphate synthase — protein MNIEKITQLAEKDMAAVNAAILAQLDSDVVLINQLGHYIISGGGKRIRPMIAVLSARALGYQGDGHITSAALIEFIHTATLLHDDVVDESDLRRGKATANAAFGNAASVLVGDFIYTRSFQMMTSLGSLEILKLMSSATNVIAEGEVMQLMNCNDPDITEENYMQVIYSKTARLFEAAAQASAILASATPVQEKALQDYGRYIGTAFQLIDDLLDYSADGSKLGKNLGDDLNEGKPTLPLLHAMRNGSAESSAQIREAIEQGNGRHLLESVLETMNQCGSLTYTQQRAEEEAAKAIAALSCLPDTPYKTALESLARLSVHRDT, from the coding sequence ATGAATATTGAAAAAATCACCCAGTTAGCAGAAAAGGACATGGCGGCAGTTAATGCCGCAATACTTGCTCAGTTAGATTCCGATGTTGTGTTGATCAATCAGTTGGGGCATTACATCATCAGCGGTGGTGGGAAACGCATTCGCCCTATGATTGCCGTTCTCTCTGCCCGTGCACTGGGATACCAAGGGGATGGGCACATTACTTCCGCGGCTCTAATCGAGTTCATTCATACCGCAACGTTACTGCATGATGACGTGGTTGATGAATCGGATCTTCGCAGAGGAAAGGCCACGGCTAATGCTGCATTTGGCAATGCTGCCAGCGTATTAGTCGGCGATTTCATCTACACCCGCTCTTTTCAAATGATGACCAGCCTGGGTTCATTAGAAATTTTAAAACTGATGTCATCGGCGACTAACGTTATTGCCGAAGGCGAAGTTATGCAGCTTATGAACTGTAACGATCCTGATATTACCGAAGAAAACTATATGCAGGTGATTTACAGCAAAACGGCACGACTCTTTGAGGCTGCCGCACAAGCTTCAGCGATACTTGCAAGCGCAACGCCAGTACAGGAAAAAGCATTGCAGGATTATGGTCGTTATATTGGTACCGCATTCCAACTGATCGATGATCTGCTGGATTACAGCGCTGATGGTTCAAAACTGGGTAAAAATCTGGGAGATGACCTGAACGAAGGCAAACCAACATTACCGTTGCTTCATGCTATGCGTAATGGCTCAGCTGAAAGCTCAGCTCAAATTCGTGAAGCTATTGAACAAGGAAATGGACGCCATTTACTGGAATCTGTACTTGAGACCATGAATCAATGCGGTTCATTAACTTATACCCAGCAGCGTGCAGAAGAAGAAGCCGCTAAAGCAATTGCTGCACTATCCTGTTTGCCAGATACACCTTATAAAACAGCATTAGAATCGCTGGCTCGACTGTCTGTACACAGAGACACCTAG
- the rplU gene encoding 50S ribosomal protein L21, with product MYAVFQSGGKQHRVSEGQTVRLEKLDIATGETIEFDQVMMIANGDDVKIGVPFVDGSKIKAEVVAHGRGDKVKIVKFRRRKHYRKQQGHRQWFTDVKITGISA from the coding sequence ATGTACGCGGTTTTCCAAAGTGGTGGTAAACAACACCGAGTAAGCGAAGGTCAAACTGTTCGCTTGGAAAAGCTGGACATCGCAACTGGTGAAACTATTGAGTTTGATCAGGTGATGATGATTGCTAATGGTGACGACGTTAAAATCGGCGTTCCATTTGTAGACGGCAGCAAAATTAAAGCAGAAGTTGTGGCGCACGGTCGTGGCGATAAAGTTAAAATCGTTAAGTTCCGTCGTCGTAAACACTACCGTAAGCAGCAGGGCCACCGTCAGTGGTTTACTGATGTTAAAATCACTGGTATCAGCGCTTAA
- the rpmA gene encoding 50S ribosomal protein L27 codes for MAHKKAGGSSRNGRDSESKRLGVKRFGGESILAGNILVRQRGTKFHAGTNVGCGRDHTLFALIDGKVKFEVKGPKNRKFISIVAE; via the coding sequence ATGGCACATAAAAAGGCTGGCGGTTCCTCACGAAATGGCCGCGATTCTGAAAGTAAACGTCTGGGCGTAAAGCGTTTCGGCGGTGAATCAATTCTGGCAGGTAACATTCTGGTTCGTCAACGTGGTACTAAATTCCACGCTGGTACCAATGTTGGTTGTGGTCGCGACCACACCCTGTTTGCTTTAATTGACGGTAAAGTCAAATTTGAAGTAAAAGGCCCAAAAAATCGTAAATTTATAAGCATCGTTGCTGAATAA
- a CDS encoding DMT family transporter, producing the protein MSQVKQSMALGITFALITAVLWGVVPIAMKQVLPVMTPYTLVWYRFLISALGLGLILVMQRKLPRLGLFRRPRWLILLLVAAVGLAANFVFFSSALQYLSPTASQVIGQLSPVGMLFASVLILKENMRVTQIIGAVMLIVGLILFFNTNLIEIFTRLTDYTRGVLLGVCASLVWVSYGVAQKVLQRRLSASQILFLLYVLSTIFVTPLADPSEVYQLNSWQLACLAFCGLNTLVAYGALGEAMARWQVAQVSALITLTPLFTLLFSDLLALMWPEMFSSTVLNILGYSGAFIVVMGAMFSAAGHRLFPRRSEKNTGLPLK; encoded by the coding sequence ATGTCGCAAGTTAAGCAAAGTATGGCATTAGGCATAACGTTTGCCCTGATCACCGCCGTGTTATGGGGTGTGGTGCCTATCGCGATGAAACAAGTTCTTCCGGTGATGACGCCTTATACGTTGGTATGGTATCGCTTTCTAATTTCAGCTCTTGGATTAGGCTTAATATTAGTGATGCAGCGTAAGTTGCCTCGTTTAGGTCTATTTCGGCGGCCTCGTTGGTTGATATTGCTGCTTGTTGCTGCGGTAGGACTGGCGGCTAACTTTGTTTTTTTTAGCTCGGCCTTACAGTATCTGAGTCCAACGGCTTCGCAGGTCATAGGGCAACTTTCCCCGGTGGGAATGTTGTTTGCCAGCGTACTTATTCTTAAAGAGAATATGCGGGTCACTCAAATTATCGGTGCCGTGATGCTGATTGTGGGCTTAATACTGTTTTTTAATACGAACCTGATCGAGATTTTTACTCGCCTGACGGATTACACCCGAGGTGTTTTATTAGGCGTATGTGCATCTCTGGTTTGGGTGAGTTATGGCGTAGCGCAGAAGGTATTGCAGCGTAGGCTCTCAGCCTCTCAAATCCTGTTTTTACTCTATGTGTTGAGCACTATTTTTGTGACTCCGTTGGCGGATCCGTCGGAGGTTTATCAACTGAATAGCTGGCAACTTGCCTGTTTAGCCTTTTGTGGTTTAAACACGCTGGTTGCTTACGGTGCGCTGGGCGAAGCCATGGCGCGCTGGCAAGTGGCTCAGGTGAGCGCATTGATCACCCTGACACCGCTGTTTACTTTATTATTTTCTGATTTATTAGCGTTGATGTGGCCGGAGATGTTCTCCAGCACCGTGCTAAATATACTTGGATATAGCGGCGCATTCATTGTGGTAATGGGCGCCATGTTTTCCGCTGCGGGTCATCGATTATTTCCCCGGCGGTCAGAGAAAAACACCGGTTTACCCCTGAAATAA
- the cgtA gene encoding Obg family GTPase CgtA, whose product MKFVDEAVIRVEAGDGGNGCVSFRREKYIPKGGPDGGDGGDGGDVFMIADENLNTLIDYRFEKSFRAERGQNGQSKACTGRRGSDITIKVPVGTRILDQGTGEVLGDLTRHGQKLMVAKGGFHGLGNLRFKSSVNRTPRQKTSGTPGDKRELLLELLLLADVGMLGLPNAGKSTFIRAVSAAKPKVADYPFTTLVPSLGVVRMDSEQSFVVADIPGLIEGASDGAGLGIRFLKHLERCRVLLHLIDIAPIDESDPVENAHVIVNELNQYSENLADKPRWLVFNKVDLVDEEEAQQRAKTIADALGWEGKYYLISAANREGTTALCWDVMSFLNAHPKTMAIEEKSPEKVEFMWDDYHRTQLEEPEPHVDEEDWDDDDWDEEDDDGVEIVYER is encoded by the coding sequence ATGAAATTCGTTGATGAAGCCGTCATTCGCGTTGAAGCAGGCGATGGTGGTAATGGTTGTGTCAGTTTCCGCCGCGAAAAATATATTCCTAAAGGCGGGCCGGACGGCGGCGACGGCGGCGACGGCGGCGACGTTTTCATGATTGCTGATGAAAACCTGAACACACTGATTGACTATCGTTTTGAAAAATCATTCCGTGCCGAACGCGGGCAAAATGGTCAAAGCAAAGCTTGTACTGGTCGTAGAGGTTCTGATATCACCATTAAGGTGCCTGTCGGTACACGTATTCTGGATCAGGGAACGGGTGAAGTATTAGGTGATTTAACGCGTCATGGGCAAAAATTGATGGTAGCCAAAGGTGGTTTCCACGGTTTGGGCAACCTGCGCTTTAAATCTTCGGTTAACCGTACTCCACGTCAAAAAACCAGTGGTACACCCGGTGATAAGCGCGAACTGTTACTGGAGCTACTGCTGTTAGCTGACGTAGGTATGTTAGGGCTACCGAATGCCGGTAAATCGACGTTTATTCGTGCGGTTTCAGCTGCCAAGCCTAAAGTCGCTGATTATCCATTTACCACACTGGTACCTAGTTTGGGCGTAGTGCGTATGGACAGCGAACAGAGCTTTGTTGTAGCGGATATTCCCGGTTTGATTGAAGGTGCTTCTGATGGTGCTGGCTTAGGAATTCGCTTCCTTAAGCACCTTGAGCGCTGTCGGGTATTGTTACACCTGATCGATATTGCACCAATTGATGAGTCAGATCCGGTAGAAAATGCTCACGTTATTGTGAATGAACTGAATCAATACAGTGAAAATCTGGCGGATAAGCCTCGTTGGCTAGTGTTCAATAAAGTGGATCTGGTTGACGAAGAAGAAGCACAGCAAAGAGCAAAAACCATTGCCGATGCATTAGGCTGGGAAGGTAAATATTATCTGATCTCTGCTGCGAATCGTGAAGGCACTACAGCACTTTGCTGGGATGTCATGTCATTCCTGAACGCGCACCCTAAAACGATGGCGATTGAAGAGAAATCTCCAGAAAAAGTCGAATTCATGTGGGATGACTATCATCGTACTCAATTGGAAGAACCAGAACCACATGTTGATGAGGAAGACTGGGATGACGACGATTGGGACGAAGAAGATGATGATGGTGTTGAAATCGTCTATGAGCGTTGA
- the amyA gene encoding alpha-amylase, whose amino-acid sequence MKKATLLQFFHWYYPDGGKLWPEATQRAPELAEMGITAVWLPPPYKGASGGYSVGYDSYDLFDLGEFEQKGSRATKYGDKEGLLKAVNTLKENGLEVYLDVVLNHKIGADETELIKVSRVDPDDRNIISDEVIEAKAYTRFTFPGRKNTYSEYVWDYHSFNGVDYLDEPREEGIFKIVNDYTDDGWVDEVDSENGNYDYLMGANIEFRNPAVMEELKRWVTWLMETVPSDGFRLDAVKHIPAWFFKQWLDHARGTVQRDLFTVAEYWSHDLAILQNYLELVDDKLMLFDAPLHLNFHHASQQGKEFDLSKIFVETLTEADAEHSVTLVANHDTQPLQALETPVDPWFKPLAYSLILLREQGVPCIFYPDLFGASYRDKGHDGKMCRVDMPAIRELPLLIGARQRFANGQQTDYFDSPNCIAFVREGTAEEPGCVVVLSNDAENSKLIELGEGLANKQYRDYLGIRQDTVITDEQGKGTFPVNASSVSVWVLEEFLE is encoded by the coding sequence ATGAAGAAAGCGACCTTATTACAGTTTTTCCACTGGTATTATCCGGATGGCGGCAAATTGTGGCCAGAAGCTACGCAGCGAGCACCAGAGCTGGCGGAGATGGGCATTACCGCCGTATGGTTGCCACCACCTTATAAGGGCGCTTCTGGTGGTTACTCGGTTGGTTATGACAGTTATGACCTGTTCGACTTAGGTGAGTTTGAACAAAAGGGCAGCCGGGCAACCAAATATGGCGATAAAGAAGGGCTACTTAAAGCAGTTAATACGCTGAAAGAAAATGGTCTGGAAGTGTATCTGGATGTGGTGCTAAACCATAAAATCGGGGCTGATGAAACTGAACTGATAAAAGTTTCCCGGGTTGATCCTGACGATCGAAATATTATCTCTGATGAAGTTATTGAGGCGAAGGCCTATACCCGTTTTACATTTCCTGGTAGAAAAAATACTTATTCAGAATACGTATGGGACTACCACAGTTTTAACGGTGTGGATTATCTTGATGAACCCAGAGAAGAAGGGATCTTCAAAATTGTTAATGATTACACTGACGATGGATGGGTTGATGAAGTCGACAGTGAAAATGGGAATTATGACTATCTGATGGGGGCCAATATTGAGTTCCGTAATCCAGCGGTAATGGAGGAGCTTAAACGCTGGGTTACCTGGTTGATGGAAACGGTTCCCAGCGATGGTTTTCGGTTGGATGCAGTTAAACATATCCCGGCATGGTTTTTTAAGCAGTGGCTCGATCATGCGCGTGGTACGGTTCAGCGCGATTTATTTACCGTGGCGGAGTACTGGTCTCACGATCTGGCGATATTACAGAATTATCTGGAATTGGTTGACGATAAACTGATGTTGTTCGATGCCCCATTACATCTCAATTTTCATCATGCATCACAACAAGGTAAAGAGTTCGATCTCAGTAAGATCTTTGTTGAGACGTTAACTGAAGCTGATGCGGAACATTCAGTTACTTTGGTTGCTAATCATGATACCCAGCCTTTACAAGCGTTAGAAACGCCGGTTGATCCATGGTTTAAACCATTAGCCTATTCATTAATTTTACTGCGAGAGCAGGGTGTTCCCTGTATTTTCTATCCCGATCTGTTTGGTGCCAGCTACCGTGATAAGGGGCATGATGGAAAAATGTGCCGGGTTGATATGCCAGCCATCCGTGAGCTTCCTCTGCTAATTGGTGCCCGTCAACGCTTTGCTAATGGTCAGCAGACTGATTATTTTGACTCTCCAAACTGTATTGCATTTGTTCGGGAAGGAACGGCGGAAGAACCGGGTTGTGTCGTCGTGTTGTCGAATGATGCAGAAAACAGCAAGTTAATCGAACTGGGTGAGGGATTAGCCAATAAACAATATCGTGATTATCTCGGTATTCGTCAGGATACCGTGATAACGGATGAGCAGGGAAAGGGAACCTTTCCGGTTAATGCCAGCAGTGTTAGCGTTTGGGTGTTAGAAGAGTTTCTGGAATAA
- the dacB gene encoding serine-type D-Ala-D-Ala carboxypeptidase: MRLLKVFSGIACSLVITGAQATQIEQYTQLLPEGANLSLMVQKVGASTPSIDYQDKQLTLPASTQKVVTALAALLQLGADYRFTTTIEGSGSVNNGVLNGDLIVRFSGDPTLKSQQVRSMIQSLKQQGIRQVSGSLVIDTSVFASHDKAPGWSWNDMTQCFSAPPSAAIIDKNCFSVALQTSKQEGGTATVQVASYFPVQVSSQVRSYSRNSPNARFCEFDVTAGENLRYTLTGCLTQQDKPITLSFAVQDGNAYAAQIVKNELRQAGIQIGNAIRYQTTRTGSGKVLVQNQSAPLHDLLKVMLKSSDNMIADTVFRTMGNKQYDLPGTWRSGSSAVRLILRQQAGIDIGNTVIADGSGLSRHNLISADTMMQILQYIARNDSQLDFISMLPTAGQDGTLRARSGFKDAGLEGKVSAKTGALQGVYNLAGFMTTASGERVAFVQFLSSYAVSPQDRSGRKATLANFESTLYRDLYNSN, from the coding sequence ATGCGCTTATTGAAAGTTTTCAGCGGAATTGCCTGTTCACTGGTTATTACTGGTGCACAAGCCACTCAAATAGAACAGTACACTCAATTATTACCTGAAGGTGCCAATCTTTCATTAATGGTACAGAAAGTTGGGGCATCAACACCGTCTATCGATTATCAGGACAAACAGCTAACCTTACCGGCCAGTACACAAAAAGTCGTTACTGCGCTGGCGGCTCTGTTACAGTTGGGCGCCGATTATCGTTTTACAACCACGATTGAAGGCTCTGGTTCTGTCAATAATGGCGTATTAAATGGTGATTTAATTGTTCGTTTTAGTGGCGATCCTACCCTGAAAAGCCAGCAAGTACGCTCGATGATTCAATCGCTAAAACAGCAAGGGATCCGTCAGGTATCAGGTAGTCTGGTCATTGATACTTCTGTATTTGCCAGTCATGACAAAGCGCCCGGATGGTCATGGAATGATATGACCCAGTGTTTCAGCGCACCGCCATCAGCTGCGATTATTGATAAAAACTGCTTCTCCGTAGCATTACAAACCTCCAAACAGGAAGGTGGTACAGCTACGGTGCAGGTGGCATCTTACTTCCCGGTACAGGTCAGTAGTCAGGTGCGTTCTTATTCAAGAAACTCCCCAAATGCTCGCTTTTGCGAGTTTGACGTGACTGCTGGTGAGAACTTGCGCTATACCCTGACTGGCTGCCTGACCCAGCAGGATAAGCCGATAACGCTGTCATTCGCCGTTCAGGATGGTAATGCGTATGCGGCTCAAATCGTGAAAAATGAGCTGAGACAGGCAGGTATTCAAATTGGCAATGCGATTCGCTATCAAACCACTCGCACTGGCTCAGGTAAAGTATTAGTCCAAAATCAGTCTGCCCCTCTGCATGACCTGTTAAAAGTAATGTTGAAAAGTTCAGACAATATGATTGCTGATACCGTTTTCCGCACAATGGGTAATAAACAATACGACTTACCGGGAACCTGGCGTTCAGGCTCCAGCGCCGTTCGTTTGATATTGCGTCAACAAGCTGGCATTGATATTGGCAACACGGTGATTGCGGATGGCTCTGGTTTATCACGCCATAACCTGATTTCTGCAGACACTATGATGCAAATTTTGCAGTACATTGCCCGCAACGATAGCCAGCTGGATTTTATCTCTATGTTACCTACCGCCGGTCAGGATGGAACACTGCGCGCGCGCAGCGGTTTTAAAGATGCAGGTTTGGAAGGTAAAGTTTCTGCTAAAACAGGCGCATTACAGGGCGTATATAATCTGGCCGGATTTATGACGACCGCCAGCGGAGAGAGAGTGGCGTTTGTTCAATTCCTTTCCAGCTATGCCGTGTCACCACAAGATCGCTCTGGCCGTAAAGCCACGCTGGCAAACTTTGAAAGTACGCTATACCGGGATCTGTACAACAGCAATTAA
- the greA gene encoding transcription elongation factor GreA, with protein sequence MRQIPMTLLGAERLREELEYLKGVRRPKIIADIAEARAHGDLKENAEYHAAREQQGFCEGRIQEIEAKLSNAQVIDITKMPYTGRVIFGATVKVMNLETEEEVVYRIVGDDEADFKQNLISINSPMARGLIGKEADDVVVIKAPGGDIEFEILNVEYL encoded by the coding sequence ATGCGACAAATTCCAATGACGTTACTGGGTGCAGAAAGACTGCGCGAAGAGCTCGAATACTTAAAAGGTGTACGTCGACCAAAAATTATTGCCGATATCGCTGAGGCAAGGGCCCACGGTGACCTGAAAGAGAATGCTGAATATCATGCCGCGCGTGAGCAGCAAGGTTTCTGTGAAGGGCGAATTCAGGAAATTGAAGCTAAACTGTCTAATGCACAAGTCATTGATATTACCAAGATGCCTTATACCGGCCGGGTAATTTTTGGTGCGACGGTTAAAGTGATGAATCTGGAAACAGAAGAAGAAGTTGTCTACCGTATCGTGGGTGATGATGAAGCAGATTTTAAACAAAATCTGATCTCAATTAACTCCCCGATGGCCCGTGGTCTGATTGGTAAAGAAGCCGATGATGTGGTAGTGATTAAAGCACCCGGTGGTGATATTGAGTTTGAAATTCTGAACGTCGAATATCTTTAG
- the yhbY gene encoding ribosome assembly RNA-binding protein YhbY, giving the protein MNLSNKQKQHLKGLAHPLKPVVMVGASGLTEGVLAEVEHALEHHELIKVKISTEDRETKQLIADAIARETGANNVQVIGSVLVLYRASKDKKISLPR; this is encoded by the coding sequence ATGAATCTATCTAACAAGCAAAAACAGCACCTTAAAGGCTTAGCGCACCCATTAAAGCCGGTTGTCATGGTAGGTGCAAGCGGTCTCACTGAAGGCGTTCTCGCCGAAGTTGAGCATGCTTTAGAGCATCATGAACTCATCAAAGTAAAGATATCAACAGAAGATCGTGAAACTAAACAATTGATTGCAGACGCGATCGCTCGTGAAACTGGCGCTAACAATGTGCAGGTGATTGGTAGTGTTTTAGTGCTCTATCGAGCCAGTAAAGACAAAAAAATCAGCCTGCCACGTTAA
- the rlmE gene encoding 23S rRNA (uridine(2552)-2'-O)-methyltransferase RlmE — MGNKKRSASSTRWLQEHFNDKYVQQAQKKGLRSRAWFKLDEIQQADKLFKPGMTVVDLGAAPGGWSQYVVTQIGNIGRVIACDILPMDPIAGVDFLQGDFRDEMVLKALLERVGDSKVQVVMSDMAPNMSGTPAVDIPRAMYLVELALDMCKDVLAPGGSFVVKVFQGDGFDEYLREIRALFKTVKIRKPDASRSRSREVYIVATGRKL; from the coding sequence ATGGGTAATAAAAAGCGTTCGGCCAGTTCAACGCGCTGGTTACAAGAACACTTTAACGACAAATATGTACAACAGGCGCAGAAAAAGGGGCTACGTTCCCGCGCATGGTTTAAACTAGATGAAATACAGCAAGCAGACAAACTGTTTAAACCGGGTATGACGGTCGTTGATTTAGGAGCAGCTCCCGGTGGCTGGTCGCAATATGTTGTGACACAGATTGGTAACATAGGTAGAGTAATTGCGTGTGATATTTTACCAATGGATCCAATTGCCGGAGTCGATTTCCTTCAGGGCGACTTTCGTGATGAGATGGTGCTAAAGGCTTTGCTTGAGCGCGTGGGTGACAGTAAAGTTCAGGTAGTTATGTCTGATATGGCGCCAAATATGAGCGGTACTCCTGCCGTTGATATTCCCCGGGCGATGTATCTGGTTGAATTGGCGTTAGACATGTGTAAAGACGTGCTGGCGCCAGGTGGAAGTTTTGTGGTTAAGGTCTTTCAGGGGGATGGATTTGATGAGTATTTACGAGAAATCCGGGCCCTGTTTAAAACAGTGAAGATCCGTAAGCCCGATGCTTCACGGTCTCGTTCACGTGAAGTATACATTGTAGCGACTGGGCGCAAACTATAG